One window of Candidatus Nitrospira kreftii genomic DNA carries:
- a CDS encoding hypothetical protein (conserved protein of unknown function), whose translation MSVQHLAGIDPSQFFNLRSTAAIGAHRLETGVSALALSNDFSGRLSVTTAEGDTIRLAADLETGFRAGGYYAHGSSGEATVSLGAESAQYSLQRDFGITVDGDLNEHELSDLEKLLQRISNIFHGFVEGQDQAVLAHTASLAERFRGLDTLSSLDVSLEVVRSVAIVATSSVTPGGAPATAAAIPQLSNGTTAPTPSSGSSQDGPLTVPEKDTLLASLIQQVFEALEEAETELQKFQRYLPDFFETLHGDLLKNLQRTPDPKTTEAQDKALEHTSEQAPSPTSNGDVFTAYSSVDLATFSFSIQG comes from the coding sequence ATGTCGGTCCAACATCTAGCGGGCATCGATCCGAGCCAGTTCTTCAACCTCCGTTCAACAGCCGCTATTGGGGCGCATAGACTGGAGACGGGAGTCAGTGCCCTGGCGCTGTCCAACGATTTTTCTGGTCGCCTCAGTGTTACGACAGCTGAAGGCGATACTATTCGACTTGCAGCAGATCTTGAGACGGGCTTTCGCGCGGGTGGGTATTATGCGCATGGTAGCTCAGGGGAAGCAACGGTGAGTCTTGGCGCGGAGTCAGCTCAATATTCTCTTCAGCGAGACTTCGGCATCACAGTCGATGGGGATCTGAACGAACACGAGCTCAGTGATCTCGAAAAACTCTTACAAAGGATCTCCAATATCTTTCACGGATTTGTTGAGGGGCAGGATCAAGCGGTCTTGGCCCATACCGCTTCACTTGCGGAACGGTTTCGTGGTTTGGACACGCTCTCCAGCCTTGATGTGAGTCTAGAGGTTGTACGATCGGTTGCGATTGTGGCGACATCATCGGTTACCCCGGGTGGGGCGCCTGCGACGGCGGCGGCGATCCCGCAGTTGTCCAACGGTACCACGGCGCCCACCCCGTCATCCGGTTCGTCTCAGGACGGCCCTCTCACTGTACCGGAGAAGGACACGCTACTTGCGTCGCTCATTCAGCAAGTGTTCGAGGCACTCGAGGAGGCAGAAACCGAGTTGCAGAAATTCCAGAGGTACCTGCCGGATTTCTTTGAGACACTCCATGGAGATCTTCTGAAAAACCTGCAGCGCACGCCGGATCCCAAGACTACTGAAGCGCAAGACAAGGCTTTGGAACATACTTC